A single window of Rhodospirillaceae bacterium DNA harbors:
- the choV gene encoding choline ABC transporter ATP-binding protein: MLDSGKDRQDIHDATGAVVGVAGASLAVRPGEICVLMGLSGSGKSTLMRAVNGLCRVTRGAVLVQDGAGALDMAGCDAATLRRMRMERIAMVFQQFALLPWRTVHENVSFGLELRGTNRAERDAIVAEKLRLVDLDRWAEKFVHELSGGMQQRVGLARALATDSDILLMDEPFSALDPLIREHLQDELLDLQRRLGKTILFVSHDLDEALKLGRHIAIMEAGRIVQFGEPEEIVLNPANAYVAEFVAHMDALNVLRCRSLMTPVADIRRDGDTLRLDWSGLNRLSLNDKGEPVEASIEPAPAAIRHYTPEMDTSALAGDTICAATPDLRMRVAIELRHCTGRPVLMMEEGRMIGVIGDDEIYRGLMSQGSAGAPAGGGGGTAESN, from the coding sequence ATGCTCGACAGCGGCAAGGACCGGCAGGACATCCACGACGCGACCGGCGCGGTGGTCGGCGTCGCCGGCGCCTCGCTCGCCGTCCGCCCCGGCGAAATCTGCGTCCTCATGGGCCTGTCCGGCTCCGGCAAGTCGACGCTCATGCGCGCCGTCAACGGCCTGTGCCGCGTCACCCGCGGCGCGGTGCTGGTGCAGGACGGGGCGGGCGCGCTCGACATGGCGGGCTGCGACGCCGCCACGCTCCGGCGCATGCGCATGGAGCGCATCGCCATGGTGTTCCAGCAGTTCGCCCTGCTGCCCTGGCGCACGGTGCACGAGAATGTCAGCTTCGGCCTGGAGCTGCGCGGGACCAACCGGGCCGAGCGCGACGCCATCGTGGCGGAGAAGCTCAGGCTGGTCGACCTCGACCGCTGGGCCGAGAAATTTGTCCACGAGCTGTCCGGCGGCATGCAGCAGCGCGTCGGCCTCGCCCGGGCGCTCGCCACGGATTCCGATATCCTGCTGATGGACGAGCCTTTCTCGGCCCTCGACCCGCTGATCCGCGAGCATCTGCAGGACGAGCTGCTCGACCTCCAGCGCCGGCTCGGCAAGACCATCCTGTTCGTCAGCCACGATCTCGACGAGGCGCTCAAGCTCGGCCGCCATATCGCGATCATGGAGGCGGGCCGGATCGTCCAGTTCGGCGAGCCCGAGGAGATCGTGCTCAACCCTGCCAACGCCTATGTCGCCGAGTTCGTCGCCCACATGGACGCGCTCAACGTGCTGCGCTGCCGCTCGCTGATGACGCCGGTCGCCGACATAAGGCGCGACGGCGACACGCTGCGGCTCGACTGGTCCGGCCTCAACCGGCTCAGCCTGAACGACAAGGGCGAGCCGGTCGAGGCGAGCATCGAGCCCGCGCCGGCGGCGATCCGGCACTACACGCCGGAGATGGATACCTCGGCACTGGCCGGCGACACGATCTGTGCGGCAACGCCGGACCTGCGCATGCGCGTCGCGATCGAGCTGCGCCACTGCACCGGCCGGCCGGTCCTGATGATGGAGGAGGGCCGGATGATCGGCGTGATCGGCGACGACGAGATCTACCGCGGCCTGATGAGCCAGGGCAGCGCGGGGGCGCCGGCGGGCGGCGGAGGCGGGACAGCGGAAAGCAACTGA